A stretch of Suncus etruscus isolate mSunEtr1 chromosome 9, mSunEtr1.pri.cur, whole genome shotgun sequence DNA encodes these proteins:
- the RNF141 gene encoding RING finger protein 141, with the protein MKQNFLEFKSHRFIMGQQISDQTPLVLNKLPEKVAKHVILVRESGTLTYEEFLGRVAELNDVIAKVASGQEKHLLFEVQPGSDTSAFWKVAVRVVCTKINKSSGIVEASRIMNLYQFIQLYRDITSQAAGVLAQTSASENLDENSSSVKSCQASLWMGRVKQLTDEEECCICMDGRADLILPCAHSFCQKCIDKWSDQHRNCPICRLQMSGTNESWVVSDAPTEDDMANYILNMADEAGQPHRP; encoded by the exons ATGAAACAAAACTTTCTGGAATTCAAAAGCCACCGTTTCATCATGGGACAGCAAATTTCGGATCAGACACCGTTGGTTCTTAACAAATTACCTGAAAAAGTAGCAAAACATGTTATATTGGTTCGAGAGAGTGGCACCTTGACTTATGAAGAATTTCTTGGGAGAGTTGCTGAACTTAATGATGT aattgcTAAAGTAGCTTCTGGCCAAGAAAAACATCTTCTCTTTGAGGTACAACCTGGTTCTGATACCTCTGCCTTTTGGAAAGTGGCTGTACGGGTGGTTTGTACCAAG ATTAATAAAAGTAGTGGCATTGTGGAAGCATCAAGGATCATGAATTTGTACCAATTTATTCAACTTTATAGAGATATAACAAGTCAGGCTGCAGGAGTCTTGGCACAGACATCTGCTTCCGAAAACCTTGATGAAAATTCATCCTCTGTGAAGTCTTGTCAGGCTAGTCTTTGGATGGGAAG GGTAAAGCAGCTGACTGACGAAGAGGAGTGCTGTATTTGTATGGATGGCCGAGCTGACCTCATCCTGCCTTGTGCTCACAGCTTTTGTCAGAAGTGTATTGATAAATG GAGTGATCAGCACAGGAATTGCCCTATTTGTCGTCTACAAATGAGTGGAACAAATGAATCCTGGGTGGTGTCAGATGCACCCACAGAAGACGATATGGCTAACTATATTCTTAACATGGCTGATGAGGCAGGCCAGCCCCATAGGCCATGA